CAACATGGCCGAGGAGGAGTGGGATCCGGTCATCGCCACGCACCTCAAGGGCACGTTCACGGTGTTCCGGGCCGCGTCCGCCGTCATGCGCAAGCAACGGGCCGGGACCCTGATCGGGTTCACCAGCGGCAACCACCAGGGGTCCGTGTCGCAGGCCAACTACAGCGCGGCCAAGGGCGGGATCATCTCGCTGGTGCGCAGCGCGGCGCTCGGCCTGCACCGGTACGGGGTGACCGCGAACGCGGTGGCGCCGGTCGCGCGTACACGGATGTCGGCGGGCGTGCCGATGGAGCTGACCGAGATCGGTGAGCCGGAGGAGGTGGCCGCGTTCGTGGTGTACCTGCTCTCCGAGCGGGCTCGGGAGGCGGGAATCACCGGGCAGGTGTACACGGTCGCCGGGCCGAAGATCGCGGTCTGGGCGCAGCCGCGGGAGCTGCGTGCCGCGTATGCCGAAGAGGGCTGGACCCCGGAGAGGATCGCGGAGTTTCTGCCGGGGGCGGTGGGGGTGGATCCGATGCCGATGCTGGAGCGGGTGGAGGGGATGGCGCGGGCGGCGGCGGCTGGGGAGCGGCCGAACGCGTGAGGGGGTGGGGTGGGGGTGCGTCGGCGGGTGCGGGTCCGGTGGGGCTTCTCGCGCAGTTCCCCGCGCCCCTGAACAGCATGGGTGGCGCCCAGAGTCTTCAGGCGCGCGGGGAACCGCGCGAGCAACCACAACGCACCCGCGCTCGACGACGCACCCGTACCCCCCGACAACGCACCACCATCACGGCGGCGGTCATCTTGGAGGCGGCATGGACTTCGGGTTCAGTGACGAGGACGAGGCGTTCCGGGCGGAAGTGAGGGCGTGGTTGGGGGCGCACGCCGGGGTGCGGGAGGACCGGCGTGCCTGGGAGCGGACGCTCGGCGCCGCCGGGTGGATCGGGCTCGGCTGGAGCGAGGGCGGGTACGGGAACCGCACGGCCACGCTCGTCCAGCAGGTGGTGTGGGCCGAGGAGTACGCGCGGGCCGACGTACCCGCCCGCTCCGGGCACATCGGGGAGAAGCTGCTCGCGCCCACCCTCATCGCGTTCGGGAGCGAGGAGCAGAAGCGGCGGTTCCTGCCGGCGATCGCGCGCGGCGACGAACTCTGGTGCCAGGGGTACAGCGAGCCCGGCGCAGGGTCCGACCTCGCCGGGGTGCGGACGAAGGCGGAACGGGCCGGGGACGGGTCGTACCGGATCACCGGACAGAAGATCTGGACCTCGCTCGCCCACGAAGCCGACTGGTGCTTCGTACTGGCCCGTACCGAGGCGGGCTCCGAGCGCCACCACGGGCTGTCGTTGCTGCTCGTGCCCATGGACCAGCCGGGGCGGATCGAGGTGCGGCCCATCCGGCAGATGACCGGGACGAGCGAGTTCAACGAGGTGTTCTTCGACGGGGCGCACGCCCGCGCGGAGCATGTCGTCGGGGGAGAGGGGAACGGCTGGCGGGTGGCCATGGGGCTGCTCGGCTTCGAACGCGGGGTGTCGACCCTCGCCCAACAGATCGGGTTCGAGCAGGAGTTGGCCGACGTCGTACGGGCCGCCGTGGACAGCGGGGCGGTGGACGACGCCGTCGTACGTGATCACCTCGTACGCCAGTGGGCCGAGTTGAAGACCATGCGGTGGAACGCCCTGCGCACGCTCGGCGGGGCGGAGAGCGGCGCGGAGCCGGGTGCGCCGAGTGTGGCCAAGTTGCTGTGGGGGCGGTGGCATCGGCGGCTCGGAGAGCTGGCGATGGAGGTGCGGGGCGCGAAGGCGGCCGTCGGACAGCGGGAGTGGTCGGCGGCCGAGCCGTACGAACTGGACCCGTTCCAGCAGCTGTTTCTGTTCAGCCGGGCCGACACCGTCTACGGCGGTTCGGACGAGGTGCAGCGCACGATCATCGCCGAGCGGGTGCTCGGTCTGCCGAGGGAGCCGAGAGGCTGAGACGCTGAGGGGTGGAGGCCATGCGCGGAGTGGTGTTCGACGGGAAGCGCGCCGAGGTCGTCGACGACCTGACCGTGCGCGATCCGGGGCCCGGCGAGGTGAGGGTGGCGATCGCGGCCGCCGGGCTCTGCCACAGCGATCTGTCAGTGGTGGACGGGACCATTCCGTTCCCCGTTCCCGTGGTGCTCGGGCATGAGGGAGCGGGGGTCGTCGCGGAGGTGGGGGCGGGGGTCCGGCATGTCAGGCCCGGGGACCACGTCGCCCTGTCCACCCTCGCCAACTGCGGGGCCTGCGCCGACTGCGACCGGGGACGGCCGACCATGTGCCGACGGGCGATCGGGCGGCCCACGCGGCCGTTCTCGCGGGGCGGGCGGGAGGTGTTCCAGTTCGCCGCGAACTCGGCCTTCGCGGAGCAGACGGTGGTCAAGGCCGTGCAGGCCGTACGGATACCGGAGGACATCCCGCTGACCTCCGCCGCGCTGATCGGGTGCGGAGTGCTGACCGGGGTGGGCGCGGTGCTCAACCGGGCCCGTGTCGACCGGGGGGACGCCGTCGTCGTCATCGGAGCCGGGGGGATCGGGCTCAACGTGGTGCAGGGCGCGCGGATCGCGGGAGCCACGCGGATCGTCGCCGTGGACGCCAACCCGGAGAAGGAGGCGGTGGCGCGGCGGTTCGGGGCCACGCACTTCCTGTCGTCCGTGGACGGGGTGCGGGACATCCTCCCCACCGGCGCCGACCACGCGTTCGAGTGCGTCGGCCGGGTCGACCTCATCCGCCAGGCCGTCGACCTGCTGGACCGACACGGGCAGGCGGTCCTCCTCGGAGTGCCGGCCGCGACCGCCGAGGCCTCCTTCCTCGTCTCCTCCCTCTACCTGGACAAGTCGATCCTCGGATGTCGCTACGGATCGTCGCGACCGCAGCGGGACATCGCCCTCTACGCCGACCTGTACCGGGAGGGACGACTGCTCCTCGACGAGCTGGTCACGGCCACCTATCCCGTGGAGGACTTCGCGAAGGCGGCTCAGGACGCGGGGGAGGGGCGGGTGGCACGGGCGGTGCTCACGTTCTGAGCGGCCCCGGTGCCTCGGTGCCTCCGGTGGGCCCGGGGCCTTCGGCCGCCCCGGTGGTCCCGACAGGCCCGGCTGCCCCGGCGGAGCGGAACGTCCGTCGGTACGCCGTCGGGGTCACCCCCAGCACCGCCTGTAGGTGCTGCCGCATGGACTGGGCCGTACCGAAGCCCGCGTCGTGGGCGACCTGGTCGATGGTGAGGTCGGTGGACTCCAGGAGGTGGCGGGCGCGTTCGACGCGTTGCCGGGTGAGCCACTGGCCGGGGCTGACGCCGACCTCCTCGCGGAAGCGGCGGGTGAACGTGCGGACCGACATGGAGTCCTGTGCGGCCATGTCCCGCAGCTGGATCGGTTCGTGGAGCCGCCCGAGGGCCCACGCGCGGGCGGCGGTCGTGGTCGCCGTCTTCGGCTCGGGCAGTGGCCGCCGGATGTACTGGGCCTGCCCGCCGTCCCGGTGCGGCGGTACGACCGTGCGCCGGGCCACGTCGTTGGCGACGCCGGTGCCGTGGTCGCGTCGTACGAGATGCAGGCACAGGTCGATTCCGGCCGCGACGCCCGCGGAGGTGAGGACGTCACCGTCGTCGACGAAGAGGACGTCCGCGTCGACCCGTACCTTCGGGAAGAGCCGCTGGAAGTGTTCGGCGTGGTGCCAGTGCGTGGTCGCCGGGCGACCGTCGAGGAAACCGGCCGCGGCCAGGACGTAGCCGCCGGTGCAGATGGACACCAGCCGGGTGCCGGGGCGGATGTGGGCGACGGCGGCGGCCAGTTCGGGGGTGAGGACGCCCTCCTCGTGGACCGGGCCGAGTTCGTACGAGGCGGGCACGACGACCGTGTCGGCGGTGGCGAGGGCCTCCGGGCCGTTCGGGACGAGGATCGCGAAGTCGGCGTCCGTCTCCACCGGGCCGGGCGGCCGGATCGAGCAGGTGACGATCTCGTAGAACGGTCGTCCCGCCGCGTCCCGTGCCTTGCCGAAGATGCGCTGCGGGATGCCGAGTTCGAAGGGGAGCAGGCCGTCGAGGGCGAGCACCACGACGCGGTGCCGGGCGGAGGGCCGACCGGCGGCTGCGGGGGTGCGCCCGGCAGGAGGGGTGTGCTCGGGGCTGAGGGCGTGCTCGGGGGTGAGGGCGTGCTCGGCCGGCGGGACGGCGGTCATGGCCCGATCCTAGCGAACACTGTCCCTTCGGCCACTCGTCCGGGATGACCGCAGGTCGGAAGCTTGACGGCATGACCCAGACAGCCGACGACGCCGCCGCCGACTCCCGCCCCTGCGACGCTGCCGACGCCCACATCGGCGGTGGCGGTGGCGGTGCCGTCGGTGGCGGTGCCGGCCGGGTCCGTATGCACCGCGCCTGGTTCGTCGCCGCTGTCACCTTCGTGACGATCATCGGTGCGGCGGCCTTCCGTTCGCTGCCGGGTCTGCTGATAGATCCGTTGCACACGGAGTTCGACTGGTCGCGGGGCACGATCGCGTCGGCGGTCTCGATCAATCTGGCGCTGTACGGCCTGACGGCCCCCTTCGCCGCCGCGCTGATGGACCGCTTCGGCATCCGCCGGGTCGTCGCGGTGGCGTTGACGGTGATCGCGGTCGGCGCCGGTGCGACGGTGTGGATGACCTCGGCCTGGCAGTTGATGCTCTGCTGGGGGCTGCTGGTGGGGCTGGGTTCCGGTTCGATGGCGCTGGCGTTCGCGGCGACCGTCACCGACCGCTGGTTCACCGAACGGCGTGGTCTGGTCTCGGGCATCCTGACCGCGGCCTCGGCGTCCGGGCAGCTGATCTTCCTGCCGCTGCTGTCGTGGATCGTCTCCGAGCGAGGCTGGCGGCCCGCCTCCGTCACCGTGGCGCTCGCCGCGCTGGCCGTCGTGCCCTTCGTCTGGCTGCTGTTGCGCGACCACCCGGCGGACGTGGGGCTGAAGCCGTACGGGGCGAAGGAGTTCGTGCCGAAGCCGGGGCCGGTGCAGGGGGCGGCGCGGCGGGCGGTGAGGGTGCTGTTCTCGGCGGTGCGGACGAAGCCGTTCTGGCTGCTGGCGGGTACGTTCGCGATCTGCGGCGCCTCGACCAACGGGCTCATCCAGACCCACTTCGTGCCCGCCGCCCACGACCACGGCATGCCGATCACGGCGGCGGCCTCGCTGCTGGCGGTCATCGGGGTCTTCGACGTCCTCGGCACGATCGCCTCGGGCTGGTTCACGGACCGCTTCGACGCACGGCGACTGCTGGCGGTGTACTACGCGTTCCGGGGCGTCTCGCTCCTCTTCCTCCCGATCCTGCTGGCGCCGACGGTCCATCTCCCGATGATCTTCTTCATCGTCTTCTACGGCCTCGACTGGGTCGCCACGGTCCCGCCCACCATGGCGCTGTGCCGCGAGCACTACGGGCAGGACAGTGCCATCGTCTTCGGCTGGGTCCTCGCCTCCCACCAGGTCGGCGCCGCCCTCGTCGCCTTCCTCGGCGGCCTCGCCCGCGACGTCTTCGGCACCTACGACGTGGTCTGGTACGCCTCGGGCGCGCTGTGCGCGGCGGCGGCACTGATGGCGCTGGTGATACGGCGCGGGCCGGTGGGGAGGGTGGGGGCGGCGGTGGCCTGAGTTGCCGGGGTCGGGCGGCAGGGGGACGCCTCAGCCTGCGCGGTCGAGTGGCTCGAAGGAGGTCATGGTTCGTGGCGTGCACCCGGAAGGAGTGGCGCCCGCCTTTCCTCAGGCCCTGAGCTCCCCGAAGCGTCCCCTGTGGAACAGCAGCGGTGACATCGCGTCGGCGTCCGCGCCCAGCGCCTCCACCCGGCCCACCACGATCAGGTGGTCGCCGCCGGGGTGGACGGCGTGGATCGTGCAGTCGATCCAGGCGGGGGCGTCGGTGAGGCGGGGGGCGCCCGTGGCGGGGGCCGGGGTGTGGGCGACGCCGGCGAACTTGTCCGCGCCGCTCACCGCGAAGCGTCGGCACAACTCGCCCTGATCCGCGCCGAGTACGTTCACGCAGAAGACACCCGCGCGGGCGATCCGGGGCCAGGTCGTCGACGTACGGCCGACCATGAAGACGACGAGCGGCGGGTCGAGGGACAGCGCCGAGAAGGACTGGCAGGCGAAGCCGGCCGGGGCGGGGGCCGGGGCCGGTGTCACCAGGGTTCCCGAGGCCGACGGGGTTTCCGGGGCTCCCGGGGCCGTGATCACCGTGACCCCCGTCGCGAAGTTCCCGAGGACGCGCCGGAACTCGGCCTGGTCGACCGGTGCCCGCTCGTGCTCGCCGACGCAGCGCAGTTCGGGGCGGGGCAGAGCCTCGACGACCGGCCGGGCGGCGCTCTTGCCGCGGCTCCTGTTCGCCGGGTCCGCTCTCAGGTAGCGGACGGCGGCGGCTGCCATTCCCGCGTGTCCCATCACGTCGACCATTGAAACTGACGGAGCATCAGAAGTGAAGGCCCGTCACGGTTCTTCAGTGGTCGTCAGCGGCCCTCGTAGTGAGGGTTCCGTCGCTCCACGAAGCTCGTCACGCCCTCCTGGGCGTCCGCCGTCGTCATGTTGATCTCCTGGGCCGTGGCCTCGGCGCCGAAGGCGGTGGCGCGGTCGGTGTCGAGGGAGGTGTTGACCAGGTGTTTGGTCAGGGCGATGGCGCGGGTGGGGCCGGCGGCGAGGCGTTCGGCCCACTCGCGGGCCGTCTTCTCCAGGTCCTCGGCGGGCACGACACGGTTGACGAGGCCGAGACGATGAGCGTCGGCGGCGGGCAGGGCGTCGCCGAAGAACATCAGCTCCTTCGCCCGCTGGGGGCCGACGAGGCGGGGGAGGAGGTACGCCCCGCCGCCGTCGGGGACGAGGCCGCGGCGTACGAACACCTCGATGAAGCGGGCGCCTTCGGCCGCGAGGACGAGGTCGCAGGCGAGGGCGAGGTGCGCGCCGAGGCCGGCGGCGGTGCCGTTCACCGCCGCGATCACCGGCTTCTCGCAGTCCAGTACGGCCGCGATGAGGCGCTGGGCGCCGAGGCGGATCACGCGCGCCACGTCACCGGCCACCCGCGTCCCGTCTCCTCCAGTGGGTCCGCCTCCCGTGGGCCCGACTCCCGACGTGGAGCCGTCTCCCGACGTGGACCCGACTCCCGCCGTGGATCCGCCGCCGGTCGCCGTCCCCCGTAGGTCCGCGCCCGCGCAGAATCCGCGACCGGTGCCCGTGATCACCACCGCGCGCACGGCGGGGTCCGCGGAGGCCTCGGAGAGGAGTTGGATGAGGCGTTCTCGCTGCTCAGGGGCTATGGCGTTCATCGCCTCGGGGCGGTTGAGGGTGATCCACGAGACGGCGTTGTCAGTGGCGTGCAGTATCAATGAGTCACGGGATTTTTCGGGATGTTGAAGGGGGGAAACGGACATGTGGGTGCTCCGATTCTTACGGGGAGTGATGGTTCTCCTGGGTGTGCGGGGCGCCGTCCGGGTGCGTCGGCGCTCAGCGGCACACCGCCAGCGCGTCCAGGGCCACCGCCCCCTGCCCCCTCGGCAGCACCATCAACGGGTTGATGTCCAGCTCCGCTATCTGGTCCCCGAGTTCGAGCGCCATGCGCTGCACGCGGAGCACGACCTCCACGAGGGCGTCCACGTCGGCCGGGGGAGCCCCGCGCACCCCGTCCAGCAGGGCCCGCCCGCGCAGCTCGGTGAGCATGGCGTGGGCCTGGTCCTCGCCGAAGGGCGGCACCCGCACGGCGGAGTCGCGGAGCACCTCCACGAGGACGCCGCCGAGGCCCACCGTGACCGTGGGCCCGAAGAGGTCGTCGTGGGTCACGCCCACGACCATCTCCACTCCCCGTTCGACCATCTGGCACACCAGCACCCCGTCGAGGGACACGTCCTCGTAGCGGGCGATGTCGGTGAGTTCGCGATAGGCGTCGCGGATCTGGCTCGCGGAGGTCAGGCCGATCTTCACCAGGCCGAGCTCCGTCTTGTGGGCGATGCTCGCGCCGGACGCCTTCATCACCACCGGGTAGCCGACGAGACTCGCCGCGCGTACGGCCGCCGCCGCACTGGTCACCAACTGCTCGCGCGGCACGCGGATGCCGTACGCGCGCAGCAACTGCTTGGCCGCGTGCTCGCTCAGCTGCTGCCCCGGCCGCATCAGTGCCTGCGCCTTGCGGAAGGAGGGCGAGGTGGAGCGGGGCGCCTCGTCGAAGGGGGAGCGGTAGGCGGCGGTGAAGCGGGAGTGGTCGAGGTGGGCGCGGACGGCCGTGATGCAGTTGGCGAAGGTGCGGAAGGTCGCCACCCTGGAGGACCCGAGCAGCGTCTCGCGGTAGGCGGCCTCGGTGCCCACCGGCGATCCCCACACCACGCACACCAGTTTGTCCGTCCGCTCCGCCGCGGCCACCAGGTCCTGGGCGAGCTTGTCGCTCATGGGAGGGAAGGGGCCGGTGATGGGGCAGATCAGCACCCCCACGGCAGGGTCGTCGAGGATCGCGTCGAGGATGCGGGGGCCGCGCCAGTCGCCCACGGGATGGCCGCCGTTGTCGACGGGGTTGGCCACGCTCAGATAGTCGGGGATCCACTGGTGCAGCTCGGCCTGCTTGGCCTCGGAGAGCGTGGGGAGGGGCAGTCCGGCCTCGGTGGCCAGGTCGGCGAAGTGCGCGCCCGTGCCGCCCGAGATCGAATAGACGACGACGCCTTCGGGCCTCGGCACGGCCGGCCTCGGCGCGGTTGGGGTGGGTGTGGCTGCCCCCGGGGCCGATGACCCCGGGATGCGCGCGCGCCGGGCCCGCGCCAACAGGGTGGCCGTGTCCTGGAGTTCGTCGAGCCCGTCGACGCGGATCACTCCGTACTGCCGCATCGCCGCGTCGACCACCGCGTCCGCGCCGGTGAGCTTGCCGGTGTGGGAGGCGGCGGTGCGGGCCCCTGTCTCGGTGCGGCCGACCTTGACGGCGACGACGGGGACACCGCGCCGGGCGGCCCGGTCGGCGGCGAGAAGGAAGGCGCGGCCGTCCTTGAGGCCCTCGACGTAGGCGGCGATGGCGCCGACCTCGGGGCGTTCGGCGAAGTAGGAGATGAAGTCGGCGGTCTCCAGGTCGGCCTCGTTGCCGGTGGGGGCCCAGTGGGAGAGGCGGATACCGAGTTCCTGGAGGGAGAAGACGGGGCGGCCCTGGTGGCCGGACTGGGTGATCAGTGCGATCGCCGGGCCGTCGAGGTCGTCGCGGAAGCGCTCGAAGGCGTTGAGGTTGGTGTTGGGGCCGAGCAGCCGCAGCCCGTCGGCTCGGGCCACGGCGGCGGCCAGCCGTTCCTGGACGGCGGCACCCTCCGCGCCGGTCTCGGCGAAACCGGAGGCGAAGGCGACGGCGAACTTCACTTTGGCCTCGGCCAGTTCGCCGATCACGGGAAGGGGGTCGGAGACGAGCAGCGCGGCGAGATCGACCTGTTCGGGCAGGGCGGCGACGGAAGGCGCGCAGGGGATGCCGAAGACCGACTCGCGGGTGGGGTGCACGGGGTGGAACCGGGCGCCGACGCGTTCGGACCAGGCGAGCAACTGCCGGGTGATCCCGCTGTTCGGCCGGCCCTCCGTGTCCGAGGCGCCGATGACGGCGACGGACTCCGGGCGGAAGAAACGGTCCAGGTCGGGGACGTCGGCGTGCAGCGGGCGTCCGCTGACGTCCAGGTCGCCGGCCTCGGCGGGCCTGCCGTGCACGGCCTGTGCGGGGTGTTCGCCGCACGCGATGGCCCGGGCCCGGCGGGAGTCGGTGGTGAGGGTGCCGTGGGTTGATCCAAGCATCGGTCCGCCCGCTCCTGTGTGACAGCCAATTCAGTGACGTGGCGACGTACACGTTTCTGACGACACGTCAGATTTCAGACTACTGAACTGACGCTGTGTCAGGAATGGGTGTGCGAGCAAAGTTACGCGGCAGTAAGGAGGTTGTACCCACGCGGGGCGGCGGTCAGACCTGTGGCCGGGTTCGTCCATGAGTGACGATCCGGTCGGTGCGACGGGCGGCCGTCGGTGCGCAGACGGCTGCCGGGGTGGCGACGGCTGCCGGGGTGACGACGGCCGTCTGCCCACCGACGGCCGTCTTCACGCCGACGGCCGTCGGTCGGTCAGCGTTCGGTGCGGATCCGTACGGTGATCGCGTCG
The DNA window shown above is from Streptomyces akebiae and carries:
- a CDS encoding enoyl-CoA hydratase/isomerase family protein — its product is MSVSPLQHPEKSRDSLILHATDNAVSWITLNRPEAMNAIAPEQRERLIQLLSEASADPAVRAVVITGTGRGFCAGADLRGTATGGGSTAGVGSTSGDGSTSGVGPTGGGPTGGDGTRVAGDVARVIRLGAQRLIAAVLDCEKPVIAAVNGTAAGLGAHLALACDLVLAAEGARFIEVFVRRGLVPDGGGAYLLPRLVGPQRAKELMFFGDALPAADAHRLGLVNRVVPAEDLEKTAREWAERLAAGPTRAIALTKHLVNTSLDTDRATAFGAEATAQEINMTTADAQEGVTSFVERRNPHYEGR
- a CDS encoding MFS transporter, whose product is MHRAWFVAAVTFVTIIGAAAFRSLPGLLIDPLHTEFDWSRGTIASAVSINLALYGLTAPFAAALMDRFGIRRVVAVALTVIAVGAGATVWMTSAWQLMLCWGLLVGLGSGSMALAFAATVTDRWFTERRGLVSGILTAASASGQLIFLPLLSWIVSERGWRPASVTVALAALAVVPFVWLLLRDHPADVGLKPYGAKEFVPKPGPVQGAARRAVRVLFSAVRTKPFWLLAGTFAICGASTNGLIQTHFVPAAHDHGMPITAAASLLAVIGVFDVLGTIASGWFTDRFDARRLLAVYYAFRGVSLLFLPILLAPTVHLPMIFFIVFYGLDWVATVPPTMALCREHYGQDSAIVFGWVLASHQVGAALVAFLGGLARDVFGTYDVVWYASGALCAAAALMALVIRRGPVGRVGAAVA
- a CDS encoding acyl-CoA dehydrogenase family protein — translated: MDFGFSDEDEAFRAEVRAWLGAHAGVREDRRAWERTLGAAGWIGLGWSEGGYGNRTATLVQQVVWAEEYARADVPARSGHIGEKLLAPTLIAFGSEEQKRRFLPAIARGDELWCQGYSEPGAGSDLAGVRTKAERAGDGSYRITGQKIWTSLAHEADWCFVLARTEAGSERHHGLSLLLVPMDQPGRIEVRPIRQMTGTSEFNEVFFDGAHARAEHVVGGEGNGWRVAMGLLGFERGVSTLAQQIGFEQELADVVRAAVDSGAVDDAVVRDHLVRQWAELKTMRWNALRTLGGAESGAEPGAPSVAKLLWGRWHRRLGELAMEVRGAKAAVGQREWSAAEPYELDPFQQLFLFSRADTVYGGSDEVQRTIIAERVLGLPREPRG
- a CDS encoding SDR family NAD(P)-dependent oxidoreductase, yielding MGNFLAGKVVAVTGAGRGIGRAVALGAAAEGARVVVNDYGVSVDGSEPTSSVAETVVKEIEAAGGEAIAVADDISTMAGGQRVVDTAVEAYGRVDGVVCVAGILRERMLFNMAEEEWDPVIATHLKGTFTVFRAASAVMRKQRAGTLIGFTSGNHQGSVSQANYSAAKGGIISLVRSAALGLHRYGVTANAVAPVARTRMSAGVPMELTEIGEPEEVAAFVVYLLSERAREAGITGQVYTVAGPKIAVWAQPRELRAAYAEEGWTPERIAEFLPGAVGVDPMPMLERVEGMARAAAAGERPNA
- a CDS encoding Zn-dependent alcohol dehydrogenase, with the protein product MRGVVFDGKRAEVVDDLTVRDPGPGEVRVAIAAAGLCHSDLSVVDGTIPFPVPVVLGHEGAGVVAEVGAGVRHVRPGDHVALSTLANCGACADCDRGRPTMCRRAIGRPTRPFSRGGREVFQFAANSAFAEQTVVKAVQAVRIPEDIPLTSAALIGCGVLTGVGAVLNRARVDRGDAVVVIGAGGIGLNVVQGARIAGATRIVAVDANPEKEAVARRFGATHFLSSVDGVRDILPTGADHAFECVGRVDLIRQAVDLLDRHGQAVLLGVPAATAEASFLVSSLYLDKSILGCRYGSSRPQRDIALYADLYREGRLLLDELVTATYPVEDFAKAAQDAGEGRVARAVLTF
- a CDS encoding GlxA family transcriptional regulator — translated: MTAVPPAEHALTPEHALSPEHTPPAGRTPAAAGRPSARHRVVVLALDGLLPFELGIPQRIFGKARDAAGRPFYEIVTCSIRPPGPVETDADFAILVPNGPEALATADTVVVPASYELGPVHEEGVLTPELAAAVAHIRPGTRLVSICTGGYVLAAAGFLDGRPATTHWHHAEHFQRLFPKVRVDADVLFVDDGDVLTSAGVAAGIDLCLHLVRRDHGTGVANDVARRTVVPPHRDGGQAQYIRRPLPEPKTATTTAARAWALGRLHEPIQLRDMAAQDSMSVRTFTRRFREEVGVSPGQWLTRQRVERARHLLESTDLTIDQVAHDAGFGTAQSMRQHLQAVLGVTPTAYRRTFRSAGAAGPVGTTGAAEGPGPTGGTEAPGPLRT
- a CDS encoding flavin reductase family protein, which translates into the protein MGHAGMAAAAVRYLRADPANRSRGKSAARPVVEALPRPELRCVGEHERAPVDQAEFRRVLGNFATGVTVITAPGAPETPSASGTLVTPAPAPAPAGFACQSFSALSLDPPLVVFMVGRTSTTWPRIARAGVFCVNVLGADQGELCRRFAVSGADKFAGVAHTPAPATGAPRLTDAPAWIDCTIHAVHPGGDHLIVVGRVEALGADADAMSPLLFHRGRFGELRA
- a CDS encoding acetate--CoA ligase family protein, coding for MLGSTHGTLTTDSRRARAIACGEHPAQAVHGRPAEAGDLDVSGRPLHADVPDLDRFFRPESVAVIGASDTEGRPNSGITRQLLAWSERVGARFHPVHPTRESVFGIPCAPSVAALPEQVDLAALLVSDPLPVIGELAEAKVKFAVAFASGFAETGAEGAAVQERLAAAVARADGLRLLGPNTNLNAFERFRDDLDGPAIALITQSGHQGRPVFSLQELGIRLSHWAPTGNEADLETADFISYFAERPEVGAIAAYVEGLKDGRAFLLAADRAARRGVPVVAVKVGRTETGARTAASHTGKLTGADAVVDAAMRQYGVIRVDGLDELQDTATLLARARRARIPGSSAPGAATPTPTAPRPAVPRPEGVVVYSISGGTGAHFADLATEAGLPLPTLSEAKQAELHQWIPDYLSVANPVDNGGHPVGDWRGPRILDAILDDPAVGVLICPITGPFPPMSDKLAQDLVAAAERTDKLVCVVWGSPVGTEAAYRETLLGSSRVATFRTFANCITAVRAHLDHSRFTAAYRSPFDEAPRSTSPSFRKAQALMRPGQQLSEHAAKQLLRAYGIRVPREQLVTSAAAAVRAASLVGYPVVMKASGASIAHKTELGLVKIGLTSASQIRDAYRELTDIARYEDVSLDGVLVCQMVERGVEMVVGVTHDDLFGPTVTVGLGGVLVEVLRDSAVRVPPFGEDQAHAMLTELRGRALLDGVRGAPPADVDALVEVVLRVQRMALELGDQIAELDINPLMVLPRGQGAVALDALAVCR